A single Tachypleus tridentatus isolate NWPU-2018 chromosome 9, ASM421037v1, whole genome shotgun sequence DNA region contains:
- the LOC143226265 gene encoding uncharacterized protein LOC143226265: MYNYKIRLVDSTHFDMSYCFVKKLGNVLKNCIEHKQPGDEKITTYELDILEAMPLITECGKKVPTKNIKKTKTNILRKKKVTKRTTLETIYENDLEERNTLIIQRYLNCYTFVYRIQRLYLPLKKLIYCSG; the protein is encoded by the exons atgtacaattacAAGATTCGCTTGGTGGACAGCACTCATTTCGatatgtcttattgctttgtg aaaaaactcgggaatgttttgaaaaactgtATCGAACACAAACAGCCTGGTGATGAAAAGATAACTACGTatgaattggatatattggaggctatgccactgatcACTGAATGTGGGAAAAAGGTCCCGACAAAGAACattaagaagacaaaaactaatatactaagaaagaaaaaagtgaccAAACGAACAACCCTGGAGACGATATATGAAAATGACCTAGAAGAAAGGAATACAttg ATTATTCAACGTTATCTGAACTGCTACACCTTCGTATACCGGATACAGCGACTTTATCTACCACTAAAGAAATTGATCTACTGCTCGGGATGA